Genomic DNA from Haloarcula marina:
CGGTTCTTCGAGCGTGACCCGCACTACGTCGCGAAGAAGTAACCTCGCATTCGGGATGCCTCGGTCTCGTCCGCATTCGGCGCTACGTCGGGTGTGGTGGTCCGACTGCACGACCGGACGAGTTCCCGGAGAGTCACTCCAGATATCCCAAGTCCGATAGTCGGTCCTCAACGGCGACATCGTCAGTCGCAACAGTTTCAGCCGGGGAAAAGGAAGGGTACGTGGTTCGCGCAGCTGAGTCGACGACAGAGAGCGGGCCGCCGTCCATCCGCTCGCCGACCGGAAGCCCGAAACTCGTCAGAATCGTCGGTGTGACATCGAAGAGGTGTGCCCCATCGAGATTCGTCTCCGGATCTATGTCGTCGCCTGTCGCCATGACGACCCCGTCACGTTTGTGTTCCCACGGTTCGGTCGGATCCCCGAACGTCGCTCCCTTGTGCGTTGCCACCAAGAAATGGTCGAAGCGGTTCGGGACGGTCACGATATCCGGTGCGTCGTCGACGTAGGGGCCGTCGAACACCGCTTCGCGTCGGTAGACGGCTTCGAAGACCGGGTCCCCCTCCGGTGTCATCACTCCCTCCAACGCCTTCATCAACTCGGTGCGAATCTGCTCGTAGTTCTCCGGTGAGACGACGCCGTCCGGTTCTCGGCCTTCGAGATTGAGGCGAACGCCCATCTCCGTTCGAACCCGCATGTAAGCGGTCGACGCCGCGAAGTCGGTCTGTTCGGTTCCCGCGCGGACAAGGTCTATCGGTACCGTTTCGAGGACCCTGTCCTCCACCCCGAGGCGTCGCAGAACAGCCCCGATGCGCTGGCTCGTAATTCCGATGCGCGCAGCTTGTTCAAGCGTCTTCGCAGCTAGCGACTCCGCTGCATCGGTCCACCCAGCGTTCTCCGTTTCGTCGGCGGCGAGTGACTTCCAAGACGGCATTCCGCTTCCCGTCGTTGTAGCGACGTAGCCGTTTTCTCTGAGGTACTCGTTGACTCGAAATTCGCGACCATCTATAGAACCGAGCCCGTGGTCGCTTACTACCAGTGTCAGGTCGGGGTTACAGGCGTCGAGAATTTGACTTACCTCATGGTCGACAGCGCTGTAGACCCCGCGAATGACCGCTTCGTCACCGGGAAATTGGTGGTAGACGGTATCGGTCGCTTGGAACTGCACGAAGCCGAAGTCCGGGTCGTGTTTCTCGACAAGATAGCGGAACGCGTCGCCGCGCATTCGCGTAAGCCGTGACAGTCCCTCAGCCAAGCCCCCGTCCGACGCGTTGGCTCTGAGTGTATTGGCGTAGAGCGAGTATCCGCCGAGTTCCTCCTGGAGTTCGGTCCAGACGCCAGATGGATGGCACGCTGCCCCCTCGGGAGCGATGTATCCGGGTACGAGAACCCCATCGAACTCACGTGGTGGATGCGTGGCTGGGACGTTGAGAACGACCGAACTAAAACCGTTCATCGAGAGCAGTTCCCAGACCGCGAACTCCTTTACGTGTGAACGGTTGACCACGTCCCAGTCGTAGCCATCGAAGTGAAGAAAACTGTAGACGCCATGTTTACCGGGGTTGACACCCGTGTACATCGAGGGCCACGCACTGGGTGTCCATGGCGGTAGTTGTGACCGGAGCGGCCCCGCGGCACCGCCACTCCGGATTTCGGCGAGGGTCGGTACGACATCCTCGTCCATCAGCGGTTCGAGTACGGACAGACAGACACCGTCGAGACCAATTACCAGAGTTTGCATGATAGCCGTTCACCACGGATGCGTCGGAGCAAACAATGAGTTCGTAGATTTTCTCCTCCGGACGCGCTAAACTTTCAGAGATTCGTCTACCGGTTAGTTATAGAGATGATATCCCGCTTGGTGCCAGCGTCTGTGACAACTCAAATTCAGACGGTACTGACGGAACGCTGTGTCCGGGTAGAGGATTATCGAGATTACCGAGTTCAAGCAAGTGATTATTGTACCCGTCCCGCATCGGGTACGTTGTTCAGATATCGGGTGAAATATTCAACGTTTGGAGAATTTCGAGTAAGGACAGTGAATCTGTGCTATCGGGGCCGAACGCGTCGTAAACTCGCAAGTATTCTTGTCTTATATCCGATATAGAGTTGTCTAATCACCACCCTGAGACCTTCTAAGCCACGATTTATACAAAAAGGTATTTATAACTAAATAGATTCCAATGGCCCCTTTTCGCGTCATGACTTCTGTGAGCATCGTCGGGATGGGATACGTCGGGCTACCTCTCGGACTCTCACTCGATGCCGAAGGATACGACGTTGTTGGCTACGACACGGACGAACAGAAAGTCGAAGCCTTCAATCGAGGAGACGACCCAACCACCGAAGTGGGTTCGGAAGCCGTCCGCCGGAGCAATATCACGTTTACCGCCGATCAGAGGACGATTGCATCCAGCGATTACTACATCATCACAGTGCCGACTCCCATCGACGAGACGGGACGACCGGATTTGTCTTTCGTCGAGGCCGCCGGTGAGACCGTCGGCAATCATCTCACCGAGGGTTCGACAGTCGTCCTTGAGTCGACGGTCTTCCCGGGTGCAACGCGTGAAGTCCTCCTTCCGGCACTGGAACGAGAATCCGGACGGGTCGCCGGGGAAGGCTTCTTCGTCGGCTATTCGCCGGAGCGGATCGTTCCCGGAAACTCCGCCAAAGACATCGAAGATATCGTCAAAATCGTCAGCGGCCACGACGAGACGGCCCTCAATCGGCTCCGTTCGCTCTACGACGATATCGTCGACGCAGGTATCCACACGACGCGAACGATGGAAATCGCTGAAGCCGCCAAATGCCTGGAGAACACCCAACGTGACGTGAACATCGCGCTGATGAACGAGTTCGCACTCGGCTGTCAGCAGGTGGATATCCCGATAGACGCGCGTGAGGTAATCGACGCCGCATCGACGAAGTGGAACTTCCACGAGTACCACCCGGGGAGCGTGGGTGGCCACTGCATTCCCGTCGACCCGAAATACTTAATTTGGAAGTTCGAGCAACACGGATTCGAATTTTCTGTCATGCGGGCCGCGCGGGAGGTCAATAGCGACTTTGCGGCCCACATTGCCAGGATTACAACCAACGGACTTACGGAGCGAATGCAAATACTGGACGCAGAGCCAGAAGCCGTGAACGCCGACGGGGGACAGTTGTCAGAATCGAAGAACAGCAGCCCTCGAATACTCGTTCTCGGGTTGGCCTACAAGCCGAACACGACCGATATCCGCTCACCCGTACTCAAAGACGCAATCGACCGGTTACAGGACATCGGCGAGGTGGTCGGAATCGACCCACACGCACCGAACGAAGAGATTCGGTCCAATTTCGACATCACCGTCCAAGACGAACTGTCAGTCGAGGATTTCGATGCGCTACTTGTAACTACGCCACATGACCAGTTCAAATCGTTGGACCTCGGGGCCTTGAGCGGTGAGATGAACGAGCTACCGCTGATGGTCGACGTGACGGGGACCTACGATTACGAGGAAGCGATTGAGCAGGGCTTTCTCTACCGAGGACTGTAACCATGTACGCAAGCAGCACCGTCGGCGTGGTTATCCCAGCATACAACGAAGCACAGTTCATCGGCAGCGTCATTCAAGATATCCCCGAGTACGTCGACCGGATATACGTCGTCGACGACGCTTCGACTGACGGCACGTGGGGGCAAATACTCGCAGCGGCGACAACCGACGCCAGCGAGTCGGTATCACGGGAGAAACAGGCCGACGGCGGAATGGACCGGCGGGCGCCGAGTGAGGGACCCAAACCGCGCCAACCCAGCGAGATAGCCGAACAGAACGAGACCGACCGAGCGGCTGCGTTGAAACGGGACTGGAATCTCGAATCGATGGCTGAAACGAACGATAGCGTTCACACCGCACTCACCGACCGGACAGACCGAGTGGTTCGACACGGCCGCGTCGTCGCGATACAACATGGCACGAATCAGGGGGCAGGCGGCGCAATTAAGACCGGGTATCTCGCGGCCCTCGTCGACGCCGTGGATGCCGTCGCGACCATCGACGGTGACGGTCAGATGGACCCGCAGATGCTCTCGCTCCTCTTGGATCAGATAGTCGACGAGAAGGCGGGGTACGCGAAGGGAAACAGGCTATTGTATCGAGAGTACCGGAGCGAGATGCCGACCTTCAGGCTCGTCGGCAACTCCATCCTGACGTTCCTGACGAAGATCGCGAGCGGGTACTGGCGAGTCATGGACCCGCAGAACGGCTACACCGTGATTTCTCGGCAGGCACTCAAAGCAGTGGGCGTCGAGGACCTCTACGAGGGATACGGCTACTGTAACGAGTTGCTCATCAAACTCAACGTGACTGAAACACGCATCGCCGACGTACCGACCGCTGTAAACTACTCCGACGAAGAGAGCCACATCCGATACTCGTCGTACATTCCGAAGGTGTCACTGTTGTTGCTGACTGGCTTTCTGTGGCGCTTGAAGACCAAGTACTTCATCGTGGACTGCCACCCGCTGGTGTTCTTCTACGTGTTCGGTGCGGGAATCACGGGCTTTGGCACGTTCGGGGGGCTGTACACCCTGTGGAGCTTCTTCACCGCGAACGCGAGCGTCCTCTTCGAAGGCCTGCTCTCAACGCTGCTGGTCGTGACCGGGTTGCTGTTCCTCCTGTTCGCGATGGTGTTCGACAGGCAGGCCAACGACTCCCTCGTGCGCCCCCAGCAGTTCGACGCAGTCAACTCGACTGACTGACCGCTACCATAGGGCCGACGAACCGATGCGGTCCGAATCGAGAAGCGGGAGCGCGTCGGTCCGCGCAGCGGCAGTCGACCCCAATCCCGATACATTTATTCAGCGATAGCGTCGGCACTTAGATAGCTCTCGTATGGTCTCGGCGCTGCAACTCCTCGAAATTCTCCTCAACGGGTTGACTATCGGGATGGTCTACGTCCTCGTCGCCGCGGGCCTCTCTATCGTCTTCGGCGTGATGGACGTGTTGAACCTCTCGCACGGGGAACTGCTCGCGCTCGGGGCGTACTTCGCGTTCTCGATGGTCGTCGGCTTCGGCGAGGGCGGGTTCTGGCTGGCGCTCGTCGTCGTTCCGTTGCTGGTCGGCGGTATCGGAGCACTCCTCGAACGCGGCCTCATCAACCGCGTCTACGGCCGCGGCCAACTCGCACAGATTCTGCTCACGTTCGGTCTCCTGCTCATCATCTACGACGTGAAGCAGTTGGCCTGGGGCACGGACGCGAAACTCATCTCCCCGCCGTCGGTGCTGAATCAGGCCGTCGACCTCTTGGGCTTCTCCTACTCGCGGTACAACTACTTCATGATTCTCGCGGGAGCGGCGCTCACCCTCGTCACGTGGGCGTTGCTCCAGCACACCCGATTCGGCCTCGTGGTTCGAGCGGGGTCCGAAGACCGCGAGATGGTCCGGAACCTCGGCATCGATATCGACCGCTACTACACGCTCGTCTTCGGGTTCGGCGCGGCACTGGCCGCGTTCGGCGGCGTCGTCCTCGGCGGCTACCAGAACGTGAATCCCGAGATGGGCAACGCCGTCATCATCCCGGCGTTCGTCATCGTCGTGTTGGGCGGCCTCGGGAGTTTCCGCGGGGCCGTCGTCGGCGGCCTCGTCGTCGGCGTCATCCAGAGCGTCGTCAGCACCTTCCTGCCGGAGTTACAGGGGATGCTCATCTTCGCGCTCATGATTTCCGTGTTGCTCGTCCGCCCGGAGGGACTGTTCGGCGGCGGCGGCGACAGCGTCGACGCGGGCGACTCCGAGCCGAGCGACTTCGTCAGTGGCCTGGGTGGGGGCGTCCTCAGCGACCGCCTCCACACCCGGTTGGGAGTCGCCGTCGTCGCCCTCCTCGCGTTCGTCCCGGTGTTCGAGGGCGTCCTCTACTCCGGGTTCGTCGTCTCGCTCTTGACGACGGCGCTCATCTGGGCGCTGTTCGCGCTGAGCCTCGACGTGGTCCTCGGCTACTCGGGCCTCATCTCGCTGGGGCACGCGCTGTTCTACGGCCTCGGCGCGTACACCGTCGTCCTCGTATTGCTCCACGTGACGCCGTCGGCGTTCGTCGCGCTGGCGCTCGCGATGGCCGTCTCCGCGCTGGCCGCCGCCGTCGTCGGCCGCCTCTCGATTCGCGTCTCCGGCGTCTACTTCGTGATGATGACGCTCGCCTTCGCCGAAATCGTCCGCGAGGCCGCCGTCAAAGTCGACTTCACCGGGGGGAGTAACGGCCTGTTCGGCGCGCCTGAACCGTTCTACGGCGTCGGTCCGGTCGGCTTTCGCTTCAGCGAAGTCCTCGTCGGCATCGAACCGTTCGCGTTCACCGGTGACTCGCTGTTCTACTACTTCGTGCTCGCGACGGCCGTCTGTGCGTACCTGTTCGTCCGCCGCCTGATGCGCTCGCCCTTCGGGACCGTCCTGCAGGCGGTTCGGGAGAGCGAACTCCGCGCGCGCTTCGTCGGCTACGACGTACAGGCGTTCAAGCGCCGCGCGTTCACCGTCAGCGGGACGCTCGCCGGAGTCGCGGGCGCGCTGTTCGCGCTCAACAGCGGGTTCGCCAGCCCCTCGCTGTTGAACTGGATAAACAGCGGCGACGTGGTCGTGATGACCGTCCTCGGCGGGTCCGGCACGCTCTACGGCCCGATGCTCGGCGCGGCCGTGTTCACCGTCTTCGAGGAACGTCTCTCGTCGATTATCCCGTGGTGGCGACTCCTGCTCGGGACCATGTTCGTCCTCGTCGTCCTCTTCCTGCCGAAGGGACTGGTATCGCTGCCGATGCGTCTCCACGGGTTGGTCGGCGGCCGCGAGGACGACGCCGTCGGCGACACCCGGCCTCGGGAGGTCGAAACCGATGACTGAACCCGGCTACCGAGAGACGGGCGACATCGCCCTCCGCACCGAAGGCCTCACCAAAGCGTTCGGCGAGTTCCGGGCCGTCGACGGCGTCGACCTGTCTATCGAGCGCGGCGAGTTCCGGAGCGTCATCGGCCCGAACGGGGCCGGTAAGACGACCCTATTCAACCTCATCAGCGGGGCACTGACGCCGAGTTCGGGGACGATTTCGCTCCTCGGGACGGACATCACCGCCCAGTCGCCCGCCGAACGCGTCGAGAGCGGACTGGCGCGGTCGTTCCAGTTGACGACGGTGTTCGACGGCCTCTCGGTGCGAGAGAACGTCCGCCTCGCCGCCCAAGCCGCCGAGTTCGGCGACCTCTCGACGGCACAGCAACTGTTCGTCGGGACGGAGTCGCTGGCGGCGGTCGACCAGCGGACCGACTCGGTCCTCGACAGCGTCGGCCTCGCCGACCTCGCCGACGCCCAAGCGAGCACGCTCGCCTACGGCGACCGCCGCCGCCTCGAACTCGGGCTGGTGCTGGCGACCGACCCCGAAGTCGTGTTGCTCGACGAACCGACCGCGGGGATGAGCGGCGAGGAGACGGCCGCGACCATCGACCTCGTCGAAGACGTACTCGCCGAGAAGACGCTCGTGCTGGTCGAACACGACGTGGACCTCGTGATGCGCATCTCCGACCGCATCACCGTTCTCAACGGCGGGCAGTCGATTGCGACCGGAACGCCAGGCGAAATCGCCGACAACGACGAGGTTCAGCGGGCCTATCTCGGAGGATACGACGCATGACGAATACGTCCGACGGACGACCGGCGACGCACCGCCTCGACGACCCCCTGCTGCGCGTCGAGGGCGTGAGCGCCGGGTACGACGCGACGACGGTCCTCCAGAACGTCGGCTTCGACGTGGGCCGTGGCGAAGTCGTCGGCATCGTCGGCCGCAACGGCGTCGGAAAGACGACCACGCTGCGGACCATTATGGGCAACCTCGCGCCCCGGAGCGGGTCGATAACCTACGACGGCGTCGACATCGCCGGAATGGGGCCGGAAGCAACGGTCGCCGAAGGCATCGCGCTCGTGCCCGAGGAACGGCGCGTCTTCGACTCGCTGAGCGTTCGCGAGAACCTCGAACTCGCGGAGTTGGGCGGGTCCGGCGGCGGGCGGAGTATCGAGGACGTACTGGCGACCTTCGAGAACCTCGCCGAGCGCGAACACGCCCCCGGGAGCGCGCTCAGCGGCGGCGAACAGCAGATGCTCGCCATCGCCCGCGCGCTGGTCAGCGGCGCGGACTGCCTCTTGCTGGACGAACCGACCGAGGGCCTCGCCCCGCTCATCGTGGAGCGAGTCATCGACGTGGTCCGTGAACTGCGAGCCGACGGCCTCACCGTCTTGCTGGTCGAACAGAACGTCCACGTCGCCCTCGACGTGTGTGATTACGTCTACGTCGTCGCGAACGGGCAGGTCGTCCACGGCAGTCCGGCAGACGAATTGCGGGCCGACGGCGAGGTGCTGGACCGGCATCTCGGCGTGGGTCAGTAGCCCGTCGAGCAGGCGCACGCGGAGAACGCGACGGCGTACCCGAGCCACATCAAAGAGTAAAGTGCCCGTGTCTCGGAGACAGTGGTATGGCCGACGAGGAGATCGACGACGTGGACAGGGCAATCCTGTATGCACTCCAGGAAGACGCTCGGAACATGTCGTCCGGAGACATCGCGGAGCGGACCGGCACCTCGGACAGTACCGTCCGCAAGCGCATCCAGCGTCTCGAATCCGACGGCGTAATCAAAGGCTACAGTGCCAGCGTCGACTACCAGCGGTCGGGCTATCCGCTCCGAATGTTGCTCTTCTGCACCGCGTCGATACCCGAGCGGGGCGAACTCGTCCCGGACATTCTGGGCATCGAGGGCGTCGTCTCGGTCCAAGAGTTGGTCACCGGCGAACAGAACCTCCTCGTGACTGCCGTCGGCGAATCTGACGACGACATCACGCCCGTCGCACAGGAACTCCTCGATATGGGACTCACCGTTGCCGACGAAGTGCTCGTTCGGGAACACGAGACGACGCCGTTCGGCAAGTTCGATTCCGAGCGCTCCACAGCGGACGACGCCTGACGCGGCGACGGGCGACGCTCCAGTTCTCGCGCCAGCGGACGGGTCACTGAGGGGCGCACGTGTGTTCTCTCGTCCCGACACCCACTCGACTAACGATTTGGTAGCAGGAGTGAGGATATCGAACGATTCGGTAAATCCTTCTGAAGTTGGTGGTGTCTCCGCCGGAGAGAATCGCGGCCCGACTCGCCGAGGGACTGGGGAGATGGTGCTGCCACTTGGACGACCGCCCTCACCTCGTCCGCGATGACTGACTGCAGCCACGACCCGCTATTGTCGGTCGATGCCACCGGGCCCGTCTCCCCGAAGACACGCCGGTACGGATAGCAGTCGCCTGCGCTGACTCTCGCCATTGAGGTGTTCGAGTGTCGGTCGATAAAACATAATGTTCTATAATTGCTTATTTGCGAACAGTCTGTGAATTTAGATAGATTTAATAGACAGTCTGTTATCTAGAGTGGATAAGGACGACCAGTAACGGAAGCCGACGCGCCTCGGCGACCGCGAACGGTCGAACGACGAACTGAACGATGTCAGAACGTACCTCGAAACCGACGATCGGAGCGCTCCCGGACACGACGGTGGAATCGCCGTCCGTGCCCGTCGCACTAACGTGGCTCGTGTGGTCGCTGTTCGCCGCGAGCATCGCCGCCCTCGTCGCCCGAGTCCGATTCGGTGGTGCGTGGGAGGTCCCCGGTCTCGTCGTCGTCGACGGCCTGACCGTCCTGCTGTGGGTGGTCGTCACGTTCTTCAGCGGTATCGTCCACAGCTACTCGCGCCGCTACATGGCCGGTAGTGCCCGCGAGACGAGCTTCTTCGCGACCGTGTTCGGCTTCACCGTCGTCGTGATGGGGCTCGTCGCGGCCGACCACGTCGCGCTGTTCTGGCTGCTCTGGCTGGCTATGGGCCTGTTGATGGCGAAACTCATCGGTCTCGCCGACGGCTGGACGCAGGCACAGGTCGCCGCAAGCGTCGCCCGGAAGTACTTCCTCGCCAGCAGCGCGCTCCTCGGTGTCGCACTGACCGCGCTATGGTGGGCAACGGGCGCGACGACGGTGTCCGGGTTCGCCGCGGCCGCCGACGGCCTCGGCGGTGCGGTATGGCTCCTCGGCGTGGCCGCACTCGTCCTCGCGGCGATGATTCAGTCCGCACTGGTCCCGTTCCACGGCTGGCTGCTCTCCTCGATGACTGCGCCGACGCCCGCCTCGGCGCTGATGCACGCCGGGTTCGTCAACGCGGGCGGCATCCTGCTGGCCCGGTTCGCCCCGGTCGTGACCGTCGACGCCACCCTGATGCTCGCTATCGTGGTCGTCGGCGCGACGAGTGCGTTGCTCGGAAAGCTCCTGAAGACCGTCCAGACGGACGTCAAGAGCGAACTGGGCTGCTCGACGGTCGGGCAGATGGGCTTCATGCTCATGCAGGCTGGCCTCGGCTTCTTCGGGGCCGCTATCACCCACCTCGTTCTGCACGGCTTCTACAAGGCGTATCACTTCCTCAGTGCGGGCGGAGAGGTCGAGCGCACCGGTCCCGGCGAGAGCGACGCCCACGAGACGACGCTCGCGGGCGTCGTGGTCACCGTCGCAACCGGACTGGCGGGTGGCGCGTTGTTCGCGGTTCTCACCGGGAAGGGCACGAGTCTCGACAGCGGACTCCTGCTCGTCCTGTTCGTGGTACTCACCACGCTGCACGCGGCCCGTAACGCCGTCGCACACACCTCGCTCCCGGCGACGGCCCGCTACGGCGCGGTCCCGCTGGTCTTCATCCCCGCTATCGCCGTCTACGCGTTCGTCTACGAAGGCATCTCGGCGCTACTGTCCGGACTCCCGGTCGTCTCGGCGCCGACCGAACTGACCGCGCTCCACGGCGTCCTCGCCCTCGTCTTCCTCGCCGTCTACGTCGCGATGGAGGCGGGCGTCCACGAGCGCAGCCAGCGCCTCTACGTCGCGCTGTTGAACGCGAGCCAACCCGCTTCCAGCACTGTGCTGACCACTACGGAGGACTACAATGAGTACTGAACACGCTATCGAAGACAGCATCGACAAAGCCGCGACCACCGTCGGGTCGGTCTGGCCGATTCACTCGTTCGTGACGGCCAACCCGCTCTCGGGCTTCGAGGACATGCCGTTCAGCGAGGCCGTCACCCAGGCCGCGGACCTCCTCGGCGGCCGCGGCTATCCACGCTCGGAGACGTTCCAAGCCGCCCTCGACGACGGGCAGATAGACCCCGAGATACTCGAGTCGGAACTGGCCGAACGCGGCTACGAAGGCGACCCCGAGACCCTGCTGGAAGAACTGGACACCACCGTCGAGACGGAGCGCCCCGACACCGACGCCCAGCGGGTCGACCACGCGCTGACGAAGTGGCTGTCGGCGTTCCTCGACGAAGGCCAGGCGCAGTGGTCG
This window encodes:
- a CDS encoding glycosyltransferase family 2 protein yields the protein MYASSTVGVVIPAYNEAQFIGSVIQDIPEYVDRIYVVDDASTDGTWGQILAAATTDASESVSREKQADGGMDRRAPSEGPKPRQPSEIAEQNETDRAAALKRDWNLESMAETNDSVHTALTDRTDRVVRHGRVVAIQHGTNQGAGGAIKTGYLAALVDAVDAVATIDGDGQMDPQMLSLLLDQIVDEKAGYAKGNRLLYREYRSEMPTFRLVGNSILTFLTKIASGYWRVMDPQNGYTVISRQALKAVGVEDLYEGYGYCNELLIKLNVTETRIADVPTAVNYSDEESHIRYSSYIPKVSLLLLTGFLWRLKTKYFIVDCHPLVFFYVFGAGITGFGTFGGLYTLWSFFTANASVLFEGLLSTLLVVTGLLFLLFAMVFDRQANDSLVRPQQFDAVNSTD
- a CDS encoding ABC transporter ATP-binding protein — translated: MTNTSDGRPATHRLDDPLLRVEGVSAGYDATTVLQNVGFDVGRGEVVGIVGRNGVGKTTTLRTIMGNLAPRSGSITYDGVDIAGMGPEATVAEGIALVPEERRVFDSLSVRENLELAELGGSGGGRSIEDVLATFENLAEREHAPGSALSGGEQQMLAIARALVSGADCLLLDEPTEGLAPLIVERVIDVVRELRADGLTVLLVEQNVHVALDVCDYVYVVANGQVVHGSPADELRADGEVLDRHLGVGQ
- a CDS encoding alkaline phosphatase family protein, translated to MQTLVIGLDGVCLSVLEPLMDEDVVPTLAEIRSGGAAGPLRSQLPPWTPSAWPSMYTGVNPGKHGVYSFLHFDGYDWDVVNRSHVKEFAVWELLSMNGFSSVVLNVPATHPPREFDGVLVPGYIAPEGAACHPSGVWTELQEELGGYSLYANTLRANASDGGLAEGLSRLTRMRGDAFRYLVEKHDPDFGFVQFQATDTVYHQFPGDEAVIRGVYSAVDHEVSQILDACNPDLTLVVSDHGLGSIDGREFRVNEYLRENGYVATTTGSGMPSWKSLAADETENAGWTDAAESLAAKTLEQAARIGITSQRIGAVLRRLGVEDRVLETVPIDLVRAGTEQTDFAASTAYMRVRTEMGVRLNLEGREPDGVVSPENYEQIRTELMKALEGVMTPEGDPVFEAVYRREAVFDGPYVDDAPDIVTVPNRFDHFLVATHKGATFGDPTEPWEHKRDGVVMATGDDIDPETNLDGAHLFDVTPTILTSFGLPVGERMDGGPLSVVDSAARTTYPSFSPAETVATDDVAVEDRLSDLGYLE
- a CDS encoding proton-conducting transporter membrane subunit, which encodes MSERTSKPTIGALPDTTVESPSVPVALTWLVWSLFAASIAALVARVRFGGAWEVPGLVVVDGLTVLLWVVVTFFSGIVHSYSRRYMAGSARETSFFATVFGFTVVVMGLVAADHVALFWLLWLAMGLLMAKLIGLADGWTQAQVAASVARKYFLASSALLGVALTALWWATGATTVSGFAAAADGLGGAVWLLGVAALVLAAMIQSALVPFHGWLLSSMTAPTPASALMHAGFVNAGGILLARFAPVVTVDATLMLAIVVVGATSALLGKLLKTVQTDVKSELGCSTVGQMGFMLMQAGLGFFGAAITHLVLHGFYKAYHFLSAGGEVERTGPGESDAHETTLAGVVVTVATGLAGGALFAVLTGKGTSLDSGLLLVLFVVLTTLHAARNAVAHTSLPATARYGAVPLVFIPAIAVYAFVYEGISALLSGLPVVSAPTELTALHGVLALVFLAVYVAMEAGVHERSQRLYVALLNASQPASSTVLTTTEDYNEY
- a CDS encoding nucleotide sugar dehydrogenase, with translation MTSVSIVGMGYVGLPLGLSLDAEGYDVVGYDTDEQKVEAFNRGDDPTTEVGSEAVRRSNITFTADQRTIASSDYYIITVPTPIDETGRPDLSFVEAAGETVGNHLTEGSTVVLESTVFPGATREVLLPALERESGRVAGEGFFVGYSPERIVPGNSAKDIEDIVKIVSGHDETALNRLRSLYDDIVDAGIHTTRTMEIAEAAKCLENTQRDVNIALMNEFALGCQQVDIPIDAREVIDAASTKWNFHEYHPGSVGGHCIPVDPKYLIWKFEQHGFEFSVMRAAREVNSDFAAHIARITTNGLTERMQILDAEPEAVNADGGQLSESKNSSPRILVLGLAYKPNTTDIRSPVLKDAIDRLQDIGEVVGIDPHAPNEEIRSNFDITVQDELSVEDFDALLVTTPHDQFKSLDLGALSGEMNELPLMVDVTGTYDYEEAIEQGFLYRGL
- a CDS encoding Lrp/AsnC family transcriptional regulator, whose amino-acid sequence is MADEEIDDVDRAILYALQEDARNMSSGDIAERTGTSDSTVRKRIQRLESDGVIKGYSASVDYQRSGYPLRMLLFCTASIPERGELVPDILGIEGVVSVQELVTGEQNLLVTAVGESDDDITPVAQELLDMGLTVADEVLVREHETTPFGKFDSERSTADDA
- a CDS encoding ABC transporter ATP-binding protein, whose product is MTEPGYRETGDIALRTEGLTKAFGEFRAVDGVDLSIERGEFRSVIGPNGAGKTTLFNLISGALTPSSGTISLLGTDITAQSPAERVESGLARSFQLTTVFDGLSVRENVRLAAQAAEFGDLSTAQQLFVGTESLAAVDQRTDSVLDSVGLADLADAQASTLAYGDRRRLELGLVLATDPEVVLLDEPTAGMSGEETAATIDLVEDVLAEKTLVLVEHDVDLVMRISDRITVLNGGQSIATGTPGEIADNDEVQRAYLGGYDA
- a CDS encoding ABC transporter permease — protein: MVSALQLLEILLNGLTIGMVYVLVAAGLSIVFGVMDVLNLSHGELLALGAYFAFSMVVGFGEGGFWLALVVVPLLVGGIGALLERGLINRVYGRGQLAQILLTFGLLLIIYDVKQLAWGTDAKLISPPSVLNQAVDLLGFSYSRYNYFMILAGAALTLVTWALLQHTRFGLVVRAGSEDREMVRNLGIDIDRYYTLVFGFGAALAAFGGVVLGGYQNVNPEMGNAVIIPAFVIVVLGGLGSFRGAVVGGLVVGVIQSVVSTFLPELQGMLIFALMISVLLVRPEGLFGGGGDSVDAGDSEPSDFVSGLGGGVLSDRLHTRLGVAVVALLAFVPVFEGVLYSGFVVSLLTTALIWALFALSLDVVLGYSGLISLGHALFYGLGAYTVVLVLLHVTPSAFVALALAMAVSALAAAVVGRLSIRVSGVYFVMMTLAFAEIVREAAVKVDFTGGSNGLFGAPEPFYGVGPVGFRFSEVLVGIEPFAFTGDSLFYYFVLATAVCAYLFVRRLMRSPFGTVLQAVRESELRARFVGYDVQAFKRRAFTVSGTLAGVAGALFALNSGFASPSLLNWINSGDVVVMTVLGGSGTLYGPMLGAAVFTVFEERLSSIIPWWRLLLGTMFVLVVLFLPKGLVSLPMRLHGLVGGREDDAVGDTRPREVETDD